A segment of the Malassezia restricta chromosome V, complete sequence genome:
AGCGGCCATGCTCAGTGTGCCGAACGTGTTTGTGCGTCCAAGTCAGGCCTCACAGCGCCAGGCAGctgatgcggcgcgtgccgagtTTGCCCATCCCGACGGCGATCATCTGACGCTGCTGAACGTGTACCACGCCTACAAGACCTACTGCCAAGACATGAAAACAGGCTCAGATTGGTGCTGGGAGAACTACCTTTCGCATCGTGCGCTAATCCAAGCAGACAACgtgcggcagcagctccagcgcaCAATGGAGCGTTTTGACTTGTCGCTTGTGTCGTTGCCGTTTGAAGACAAGCGCTACTACTCAAATATCCGACAGGCTATCGCGTGCGGCTTTTTCATGCAGGTCGCGCACAAGTCGGCGGGTGGCGGTGGCCGAGGTGCTTACACAACTATCAAGGACAACCAAATTGTAACGCCGCATCCCTCGACGACACTCGACCACATGCCAGAGTTTGTCGTGTACCATGAGTTTGTGCTGACGTCGCGCAACTTCATCCGTACTGTCACTGAGGTGCGTCCTGAGTGGCTGCTTGAGTTTGCACCTGCCTACTATGATCCCAGAACATTCGAGGGTGAACTCAAACGCATCTTTACTGCCCTCCAAAACAAGGGGAAGAGGAAGTCGTAGAAATATTTCGAAATGTACCACATGCACGTCCCAGACGCAACTTTTGTAAACGCGTCTGCCTCACTCACAATGACGACGGCTGAACATGATGCGAGGATCAGCGTATGTGTACCCAATACTCACGATAGTTTTATACCCAATCGTTTACTATATTCACATCGCTTCAGTCCATCGCAGCTGCTCAGGCCAACGAGGCCCCACCACCCGAGTCAGCATGGCTAGCAGGCGGACCATCTGCTCAGACGATGCAGTACTACTACCGGATCGGCACGCTATACTGCGAGGCCATACAAGAGTATTTGACCAGCCTCGAGCCGCAACAAGGGGAAGATGAATCTGAGTTCGAGCGCCATGTACAGGACATGCATATGATTTTCCATCTGGCGCGAGTTCTGTATGTGCCGGAAGACGGCAGTGGTGTGGGTGTCGTTGGCGAAGAACTGCTACACTGGCTTAATGCACACGATGTCGCTCCAACGACTGAGCAGGGTCAGCAAATTGCGCAAACGATCCCGCCACACCAACACCCCGACTATTGGGACTATGTGCTCCGTTGCGTCTTGCGTGGCTTTTAcggcacggccgccacTGTCCTTCAATCATacgtcgatgcgccagaATCGCCGACATTGCAGTCTATCGCGGCAGAGACTGTACATATGCTACAAACTGTGCCGCGATCCACGTCTTTTTCTACAGAGCAGTCGTTCTTGTCGGCTCATCGGCATTGGCACACGTCACTCCGAATATTTTTAAGCAGCATTCAGCGCAAGATGGATGCAGTGGAGTCGGAGCTACACCAAGCTTCAATGCCTTCAAGCAGTGATGTGCGCTTGGAACTCGAAGCACAATTTCGGTGCCTGTATGAACTGCTCTGTGGTGTCGAGGACCGCGTTTTGGAGTTTGCTGAGGACTGGAAAGAGGCGCTTTGTGCATGGGGTATGCTTGTTTCGCCTTCAATGAAGCGTGATGATGTTCCGGAAACTGTGCAGCACATTACGGCTTCACTGCAAGTTGATGAGACCCTGGCTCGGGAGACAATCTTGTCTCACTTGACGCGCGGTGATCTCGTCAAGGCTCTGAAGCAGTGCACAAATTTTGATTTGTggatcgcggcgcatctggGTGACTATTTCTGTAAAACGCAAGTGTTGGAAGAGCCTCAAATGTTGCCCGATATCCTCATGACATGGGCTGATacgctgctcgaggaggAACGACTCTGGCGTATGGCCCTTTCTTACCTCGATGCAATCCACACTACagaggcgcgcgacaaaATGCGCTCCATCCTGTTTAGTGTGCCACTTTTTGGCCGTGATGAATCTGACGATTTTACCAAAGTGGAAGAGGTATTGGGTGCATGTATCGAATATGGTATGGACGACGAAGTGCGCATCATTTGCCGACGACTTGCTGATGCTCTCTTGAAGCAACAAAAATACGGCGTGGCTATTGCTTATAGCGTACGagcgcgcgatgcgcggcaaGTGCAAGCCATTGCAGATCACATGCTCAACGATTATGTGACACATGGTGCAGAGCATTATATGGAGAGCGTCGATTCTGTCCCTCGCAAATTACTGGAAGATGTGCTCCAGGAAGAACAAATGGGCGTGACACCGTTTGCTACGTCTTCGAGCATTTTTTCTTCGCAAACATTTGCACCACTTGTTTTTCACATCAAGTACCACGATTTTCATCAGTTATTTTCTCAGCATAATACTTGGCGTGAGGCAGCGCAGCTTCTTGTGGGACTACTGACTAGTGATGTGACGCCAGCGTCGTTTTTGTCCGTATTGCTCGTTGATGCTTTGCCTTTACTGCAATCAACAACCACGTTGTTCTTTACACTGCCAGAAGCGTACGAACTTCTACGAGTCGCTGAAAAGGTGACCTCGGTTGAGGGTGACCAGGCAGACTTGTACTTCTACTGGCTCGAGCAATTGCTCGTCAACGACGACCATGATGAAACTCGCCGTCGAAAACTCGCCAACGAGCGCATGCTTGTAGTGCGACTCGCTCTGTCCCAATACATGTCGCGCATTGTCATTGAGTCAGATAGCTCTCTCTAGTGAAAAGTAGGGGAACATTTGCATGGTATGAGCACAGAGACTAGATACGAAAATGGATAGCAAGCGTATCAATACGCACACTTCGTATACACCAAGCCAGACCtgtgcaggcgcagcaAGAGTAAGGCGAAGCATGTAATGCTACCCGCCCTCTGGATTTTTTTTTTATATGCCAAAGCAGCAGATTGTAGCTGTTCCGTCTCGCCAAGACAGTAGCGCATTCGTCGTTTAGACGACCGTGCCAGCGTTGGAGGCGATACGGGGCCAAAGATCAGCACACTCCTTGGCCACGGGACCTGTAATAGCACTGCCCTTCATTTCACCCTTAGGGTTGACGATAACACCAGCGTTGTCCTCGAAGTAGAGGAAGACACCGTCGTGACGGCGCCACGGCTTGCGCTGACGCACAATGACAGCAGGCATGACTGCGAATGTTAGTACTCATAAACTCCCATGCTATACATACCCTTCTTACGGAGCTCGGGCTTACCCTTTTTGACCGAAGCCACAACCATGTCACCAGCCGAAGCAGCTGGGAGGCGGTTCAGACGGGCACCTGCGCCAAACACAGCAATCACGTACAGGTTCTTAGCACCCGAGTTGTCAGCACAGTTCACGACCGCACCCGCTGGGAGAGCGAGCGACATGCGGTACTTGTTGCCCACAGAGATCTTGGCCATTGTGCTTGCAAACGATGGTAAGGAACCGAATCGCCGAGCGTTTGCTCTTGGTGTCCAACACGCATGCTGAGCTGGTACTGTATTACACGTGATCAAATCAGACATTTTACGTAAGGGTATGTGGAAGTGTATTGTGGAGGACACTTGCAGAGGCGTCCCCTGGGGGCTTCCGACACGTGGGCATACTGGAAAGCATCATGCTAAGCCTAGCAGCGGCAGATTGTGCTAAATAGTTAAGGCAGTTGAGGCCAAGTTGGTAAATAGATTAGCGACGAATCAAGCTCAGGAACTCTTCTCGCGTTTTTGCGTGGTTTCGGAAAACACCAAGCATACAACTTGTCACCGTGTTAGCCCCAGGCTTTTGGACACCTCGCATAGCCATACACATGTGTTCACATTCCATCACGACAGCCACACCGTGCGGCTTCAAAGCCTCATTTAATGCTAGAGCGACTTGCCTAGTGAGACGCTCCTGGACAGAGAGTCGGCGTGCAAACGTCTCAGCAATGCGTGCGAGTTTCGAAAGACCAATGACCATACGGTTAGGAATGTACCCAATGTGTATTTTACCCTTGAAAGGCACTAGATGATGCTCACACAAACTGTATACGTCAATGTCACGCACAATGACCATTTCATCATGGTTTTCGTCGAAAATAGCATTGGAAATCACGTCACAGAGTCGCTCTTCATATCCTTTCGTCATCCACAGAAGCGCCCTGGCATATCTTTTGGGGGTATCCTTCAGCCCTGATCGATCGGGATCTTCACCGAGACATTCAAGAATAGTGCGCACAGCACCTGCAAGTTTTTCCTCATTAGCAGATGATTCTTCTGGGGTGTAATTCAAACGGCTGAGGGTGGATTTTGCTGCAATTGTCAGTCAGAATGTCAGCATACCTGGCCAGCCCAATCCGTGCTTGTTGAGTACAGTGGCGATAGGATCATTTTCATCTGAAAATCCACTAATGACTGTCATTGCACCGGAAGGTGTGCCAAGGCCACCACCATGCTTCTGACGCGGTACGGCCGCAGAAGAGGATGAGGGAGGCAATTCTGTCAAAGAAGGCACATCAGCAACATCATCATCTTCAGTCTGGTACAGCTACACGGTCAAAACCAGTGAATTAATTTACACACCTCCAGCGACCGTTTCGTGCCGCGATTCCCCATCGCAGGGTCCATGATCGCGACGATTTCTAGGAGCATCCGCACGATCAGCTTCATCGATGTTTACATATGCTGACAAATACTCAACGGAGCGCGCCGTACAATAGGCACAATATGATTGGATCTTTGTACCGTTGACTTGGATAGGGCCCATGGCCCTTGTCACGACAGACTAAACTACGATGTCGAGCAAGATCACTCTGGAGGAAGTGAAACAGCACGCCTCAGGTACGTAAATTGCTTCATTATGTTGTACTCATACTTAATAGAAACCTCGGCCTGGGTCATAATTAAGGGTGATGTGTACGATGTCACAGAATGGCTTGACGAACACCCTGGTGGTCGCAAGATTTTGCTGAAGAACGTCGGAAAGGACGCAACGGACAAATTTATGAATTTCCATCCTGATCATGTACTTAAGGAAGTTGCACCAAAGTTCAAGATTGGAACTCTTGTGGATGCCAAGCTCTAATAATGGCAACACATTCAAGCATATTATATGAGTGTCTTTAGAGTGTCTTGAACTAGTctatatatatatatatatattTCGCTTAACCTGTGCAAATGTAGTAAGGCAGCGGAATTAGTAGGTACACTACGTTGCTTGTTAGGAGGACATATAGGTCGTTGATTCTACCGGGGCGAATAAGTCAAGTTCAATATCGATGAAGGTAGTGAGCTCAACCATGCGGGTCTTCGATTCATGCGGAGAATGGAGGTCCGCACGGTGGCGTCGATTTTTTGGCGCTTAGCGCACGTACCTACTTTGGCGGGGTGACTACGGTGAAGCGCATAGTGGTTTAGAGCCGCCCCAGGTTTTATATGCAAGAATGACTAAATGTGCCTGTTTGTCGGTCCAACCGACCCGAGTATCAAAAAGTGGAGAAGCGCACTCGCATTTTGGGTTTCGGCGGTAGAGGAGTGGCGAGACGACAACTGTATCACCATTGCAACTCAGATCGGATAAAGCGTCGACGCCGGTACAAGCTGTTTCAACAAACGAGTATAAAATATATTTGGCAAGACTTATTGAGTGATTGAGACAAATTTCACGCTCATTTATTTGAGAAGGTCGTTTCTCCGATTTATTTCGCAGTTGCTACACTCTACGTCGACTTGTGTAGCAACTCATGTTTCACCCTGATCAAACTCACTGCAAACATAAAACATCCAGAAAATTAACGGAAGCTACGAGCTCTTTGCGTCATTCCGCAACTCTTCCAACGATCGCAGTTCCTCAGCAAGTTAGTGCATCCGCCAACACTAAAAACGATCGAGGGTACTTTCCCTCTTATTCTGCTCAACCATTTGTGGCAAGTGCTTCGCCACCAGCTCCAAAGCGTACGAGCTCACCTTTGCGGCCGGTTGTACAGGAGTCGCGCTTTATACCTAATACGCTTGATAATACAGGATTGGTCGATGTTGAGGCACTTCAAGCTCTGCAGCGCCTTACAGACCAGTCCTCTCACAATGCGTCTCGACAGCCTTCTATTGCGCAAGCGACTGCAAATGTGCCAGATTCGAGGCGTACTACAATTTGCCCTCCTGACAAAACATCAGTGCAGCGCGAAACTCCTCCCGACCCACCATCCAAACCTTTACCACGGCCGCATGAAGACCAATTTCGATGGAATTTGGGTGACTACATGTTAGGGCGCACCATTGGTGCAGGAAGCATGGGCAAAGTTAAGTTCGGTTACTGTAAGACGGATGGA
Coding sequences within it:
- a CDS encoding cytochrome b5, which translates into the protein MSSKITLEEVKQHASETSAWVIIKGDVYDVTEWLDEHPGGRKILLKNVGKDATDKFMNFHPDHVLKEVAPKFKIGTLVDAKL
- a CDS encoding nuclear pore complex protein Nup85; protein product: MTTAEHDARISFYTQSFTIFTSLQSIAAAQANEAPPPESAWLAGGPSAQTMQYYYRIGTLYCEAIQEYLTSLEPQQGEDESEFERHVQDMHMIFHLARVLYVPEDGSGVGVVGEELLHWLNAHDVAPTTEQGQQIAQTIPPHQHPDYWDYVLRCVLRGFYGTAATVLQSYVDAPESPTLQSIAAETVHMLQTVPRSTSFSTEQSFLSAHRHWHTSLRIFLSSIQRKMDAVESELHQASMPSSSDVRLELEAQFRCLYELLCGVEDRVLEFAEDWKEALCAWGMLVSPSMKRDDVPETVQHITASLQVDETLARETILSHLTRGDLVKALKQCTNFDLWIAAHLGDYFCKTQVLEEPQMLPDILMTWADTLLEEERLWRMALSYLDAIHTTEARDKMRSILFSVPLFGRDESDDFTKVEEVLGACIEYGMDDEVRIICRRLADALLKQQKYGVAIAYSVRARDARQVQAIADHMLNDYVTHGAEHYMESVDSVPRKLLEDVLQEEQMGVTPFATSSSIFSSQTFAPLVFHIKYHDFHQLFSQHNTWREAAQLLVGLLTSDVTPASFLSVLLVDALPLLQSTTTLFFTLPEAYELLRVAEKVTSVEGDQADLYFYWLEQLLVNDDHDETRRRKLANERMLVVRLALSQYMSRIVIESDSSL
- a CDS encoding GTP cyclohydrolase IA is translated as MDPAMGNRGTKRSLELYQTEDDDVADVPSLTELPPSSSSAAVPRQKHGGGLGTPSGAMTVISGFSDENDPIATVLNKHGLGWPAKSTLSRLNYTPEESSANEEKLAGAVRTILECLGEDPDRSGLKDTPKRYARALLWMTKGYEERLCDVISNAIFDENHDEMVIVRDIDVYSLCEHHLVPFKGKIHIGYIPNRMVIGLSKLARIAETFARRLSVQERLTRQVALALNEALKPHGVAVVMECEHMCMAMRGVQKPGANTVTSCMLGVFRNHAKTREEFLSLIRR
- a CDS encoding large subunit ribosomal protein L23e; its protein translation is MAKISVGNKYRMSLALPAGAVVNCADNSGAKNLYVIAVFGAGARLNRLPAASAGDMVVASVKKGKPELRKKVMPAVIVRQRKPWRRHDGVFLYFEDNAGVIVNPKGEMKGSAITGPVAKECADLWPRIASNAGTVV